Proteins encoded in a region of the Cytobacillus pseudoceanisediminis genome:
- a CDS encoding glutamate-1-semialdehyde 2,1-aminomutase yields MQFTNSERLHKQALEHIVGGVNSPSRSYKAVGGGSPVAMERAQGAYFWDVDGNQYIDYLAAYGPIITGHAHPHITEAIKTAAERGVLYGTPTPHEVKFAEMLKEAMPNLDKVRFVNSGTEAVMTTIRVARAYTGRDKIIKFAGCYHGHSDLVLVAAGSGPSTLGTPDSAGVPKSIAQEVITVPFNEIEPYKEALEKWGDQIAAVLVEPIVGNFGIVEPKPGFLEQVNELTHAAGALVIYDEVITAFRFMYGGAQDLLGVKPDLTAMGKIIGGGLPIGAYGGKKEIMETVAPLGPAYQAGTMAGNPASILSGIACLEVLKQPGVYEYLDRLGELLEKGISAAAEEHNIPITINRLKGALTIYFTEEKVVNYEQAENTDGEMFAKFFKLMLNQGINLAPSKYEAWFMTIAHTEEDIHATIHAVQNAFQQLKD; encoded by the coding sequence ATGCAATTTACTAATTCTGAACGGCTGCATAAACAGGCTTTAGAACATATTGTCGGCGGGGTGAACAGTCCTTCCCGCTCCTATAAAGCAGTTGGAGGCGGCTCGCCGGTTGCAATGGAACGTGCACAGGGCGCTTATTTCTGGGATGTGGACGGCAATCAATATATTGATTATCTGGCTGCTTATGGTCCCATCATTACCGGGCATGCTCACCCCCATATTACAGAAGCAATAAAAACAGCAGCTGAGCGCGGAGTATTATATGGAACTCCTACACCACATGAAGTGAAATTCGCGGAAATGCTAAAGGAAGCAATGCCTAATTTGGATAAAGTCCGCTTTGTGAACTCAGGAACTGAAGCGGTCATGACCACGATCCGTGTTGCAAGAGCCTATACGGGCAGGGACAAAATCATTAAGTTTGCAGGCTGCTATCACGGCCATTCCGATCTTGTACTGGTTGCTGCAGGGTCAGGGCCGTCAACACTTGGAACCCCTGACTCTGCCGGGGTTCCAAAGAGCATTGCCCAGGAAGTGATCACAGTTCCTTTCAATGAAATCGAACCATATAAGGAAGCGCTGGAAAAATGGGGCGACCAAATCGCTGCCGTCCTGGTGGAACCGATTGTCGGCAACTTTGGAATTGTTGAACCCAAACCAGGGTTTTTGGAACAGGTTAACGAATTAACACATGCAGCCGGGGCACTAGTCATTTATGATGAAGTCATCACAGCATTCCGGTTTATGTATGGCGGTGCCCAGGACCTGCTAGGCGTAAAACCAGACTTGACAGCTATGGGGAAAATCATAGGCGGCGGCCTTCCAATCGGTGCGTATGGCGGGAAGAAGGAAATCATGGAAACAGTAGCTCCGTTAGGTCCTGCATATCAAGCAGGTACAATGGCTGGTAATCCAGCTTCGATTCTGTCAGGAATTGCATGTCTCGAAGTATTGAAACAGCCTGGTGTCTATGAATATCTGGACCGGCTTGGCGAATTGCTTGAAAAAGGCATTAGTGCAGCTGCAGAAGAACATAACATTCCCATAACAATTAACCGATTAAAAGGTGCCCTGACAATCTACTTTACGGAAGAAAAAGTTGTGAATTATGAACAGGCGGAAAATACAGATGGAGAAATGTTTGCAAAATTCTTCAAGCTGATGCTCAATCAGGGAATAAACCTGGCTCCATCAAAATATGAAGCATGGTTTATGACAATTGCGCATACCGAGGAAGATATCCACGCAACAATTCATGCGGTTCAAAACGCATTTCAGCAATTAAAAGACTAA
- a CDS encoding glutamate synthase-related protein — MTLQQWSPSLFKEFHRQEHDACGIVSAMEKKKVPTRENIFSCINALVTMNHRAGFINGEGDGVGIHIDIPRELWKEKLKQAGADPKAAEKEGFVVGHVFMSRKQDTESLKAILLQKLADANLMVIYASDEVTESSALGPIAIQENPVFWQFACLAEENGGELSKKLFELIVDFEEDEHVHVASLSQHHAVYKVMGAGDILPKYYHDLASPLVASTMTLGHNRYSTNTLSSFFRVQPFSVLGHNGEINTIAKLRDEAKMVGVPLVKDGSDSQDLSRTLETFICRDGFTLFEAMDVMFPPIVNEIKSYPDHLQDMYAYIREAWGHFAQGPAGIISRFADEAVFSVDALGLRPLWMLETESSYLFSSEPGIIPSSEYVNEPKPLSPGEKVGLKWDGDTLAVYEHSHYQAEVFNRFSKRVNTDNFRIRLQSPKLEKTVSVNYPDKIHNGQYKAFGWERDHVQLVEQMAEKGAEPIRSLGHDSPLAALNPQRKNIADFIKESVAVVTNPAIDRDRETEHFSTRTIIGQRPSLFEKQEPGAVIELQTPILIEGKAGYECSVELNQPSYDQVTCFYQEQKLISYLSTTFTKDETVKEALDRLSAEAVDAVKNGKTLLVLDDANAHQEDAYWIDPHLAVSAIDQALVKEAVRRECSLLLRSGSIRSLHDIITAFGLGADIISPYYMFMTVLGESETPLKNLYSALTKGLEKVISTIGIHELRGYGRLFSAIGLHEELAEYLNIVNFFGSKELSFSFSALKEDAFARAEDYQNEKERIGKTFSLFPRIWKAIGEVASTGDYNAYKEKITEQEDQNPTTIRHLTGFKETASHLNPEDISLHVGEHDLPFVISSMSFGSQNETAFRAYAEGADRLNMVSLNGEGGEIKDMLGKYPRTRGQQVASGRFGVNAELLNSSNLLEIKIGQGAKPGEGGHLPGSKVTAKIAEARNATIGSDLISPSNNHDIYSIEDLAQMIHELKTANDKAKVSVKVPVVPNIGTIAVGIAKAGADIITLSGFDGGTGAARIHALQHVGLPVEIGVKAAHNALLEAGIRDNVELWADGGIKSAADVLKVMLLGANRVGFGTLSMLAIGCTTCRGCHLDTCHVGIATQIDSEAQAKEHGLRRFVPRQFDLAVQGIMNLFTAFGNELKALAASIGVKNLQDAVGRSDLLVQIKGQDQLDLTHLLKTLEIGQFSVQETPEALKEAQLQVAVGAEYLDASVEELHQSREFHSITSEQRVLGSRVSCHRVRDRLDGSYKTLPQVDLKYKGGSIPGNGLGAYNSFGINIEVAGGAQDGIGKTSFGGQIKIFKAKGKNGKFYNGSVGKGFGYGAQQGLLVAQGNADARAGIRLSGADMIIGGQLQKPLPEKEYGNIGSNANIKGFAFEYMTNGRGLVLGDAGPWICAGMTGGVVYLRHQPEMGLTKEAIQRRIAKGAKVSVTPLSDKGKEDVKDLLGQYVALLNDQGQEEEASKLASLLNHPEDHFVQVIPVKEQADPSVSTE; from the coding sequence ATGACATTACAGCAATGGAGTCCTTCACTTTTTAAAGAGTTTCACCGCCAGGAGCACGATGCGTGCGGCATTGTTTCTGCAATGGAGAAAAAGAAAGTCCCAACCCGCGAGAATATTTTCAGCTGTATCAATGCACTCGTTACGATGAATCACCGTGCCGGTTTTATAAATGGAGAAGGCGACGGCGTAGGGATTCATATTGATATCCCAAGAGAGCTATGGAAAGAAAAGTTAAAACAAGCAGGAGCAGATCCTAAAGCAGCAGAAAAAGAAGGATTTGTCGTTGGACATGTGTTCATGTCCAGAAAGCAGGATACTGAATCACTTAAAGCCATTTTGCTGCAAAAGCTTGCTGACGCAAATCTAATGGTTATTTATGCATCTGATGAAGTAACCGAGTCCTCAGCTTTAGGTCCCATTGCCATTCAGGAGAATCCTGTATTCTGGCAGTTTGCCTGTTTAGCAGAGGAGAATGGCGGAGAGCTTTCCAAGAAGCTCTTTGAATTGATTGTTGACTTTGAAGAAGACGAACATGTTCATGTCGCTTCCCTTAGCCAGCATCATGCTGTATACAAAGTAATGGGAGCGGGAGACATTCTGCCTAAATACTATCATGATTTAGCAAGCCCGCTTGTTGCTTCAACAATGACTCTTGGGCACAATCGCTATTCCACTAACACATTATCAAGCTTTTTCCGCGTGCAGCCTTTTAGTGTGTTAGGACATAACGGAGAAATCAACACGATTGCCAAGCTTAGGGATGAAGCCAAAATGGTTGGCGTTCCGCTTGTAAAAGACGGCAGTGATTCTCAGGATTTGAGCAGAACACTTGAAACATTTATCTGCAGGGATGGATTTACCCTGTTTGAAGCAATGGATGTTATGTTCCCGCCTATCGTGAATGAAATCAAATCATACCCTGATCACCTTCAGGATATGTACGCCTATATCCGTGAAGCATGGGGACATTTTGCTCAAGGTCCAGCAGGAATTATTTCCCGTTTTGCCGATGAAGCTGTTTTCAGTGTCGATGCGCTGGGTCTCCGCCCGCTTTGGATGCTGGAAACTGAAAGTTCTTATCTGTTCTCTTCTGAGCCTGGTATCATCCCATCCAGTGAATATGTAAATGAACCTAAGCCGCTTTCACCAGGTGAAAAGGTTGGTTTAAAATGGGACGGAGATACACTTGCAGTATACGAACACAGCCATTATCAGGCTGAAGTTTTTAACAGATTTTCAAAGCGTGTGAACACTGATAACTTCCGGATTCGCCTGCAATCTCCTAAACTGGAGAAAACCGTCTCTGTAAACTATCCGGATAAGATTCATAACGGGCAGTATAAAGCTTTCGGCTGGGAGAGAGATCATGTCCAGCTGGTAGAGCAAATGGCAGAAAAAGGAGCGGAGCCAATTCGTTCTCTTGGACACGACTCTCCTTTAGCAGCACTAAATCCTCAGCGGAAAAACATCGCAGATTTTATTAAGGAAAGTGTTGCTGTCGTTACAAACCCTGCCATTGACCGTGACCGGGAAACTGAGCATTTCTCAACCCGCACGATTATCGGCCAGCGTCCTTCTTTATTTGAAAAACAGGAGCCAGGGGCCGTAATTGAATTGCAGACTCCTATTTTAATAGAAGGCAAAGCAGGCTATGAATGTTCCGTTGAACTTAATCAGCCGAGCTACGATCAGGTAACCTGCTTCTATCAGGAACAAAAGCTGATATCTTATTTGTCTACCACATTTACGAAAGATGAAACGGTAAAAGAAGCTTTAGACCGTTTATCAGCAGAAGCAGTTGATGCTGTCAAAAATGGCAAAACCCTGCTTGTACTAGACGACGCCAATGCTCATCAGGAGGACGCTTACTGGATTGATCCGCACCTTGCGGTCTCTGCGATCGATCAAGCTCTTGTAAAAGAGGCTGTGCGCCGTGAATGTTCCCTATTGCTGCGCTCAGGTTCAATCAGATCGCTTCATGATATCATCACAGCATTCGGTTTAGGCGCTGATATTATAAGTCCTTACTATATGTTTATGACAGTTCTTGGCGAATCTGAAACACCGCTTAAGAATTTATATTCAGCTCTGACTAAAGGACTGGAAAAAGTCATTTCAACAATCGGCATTCATGAATTAAGAGGCTATGGACGTTTATTCTCTGCCATTGGTCTTCACGAAGAATTAGCCGAATACCTGAATATAGTGAATTTCTTCGGATCTAAGGAGCTTTCATTTAGCTTTAGCGCTTTAAAGGAAGATGCATTTGCAAGAGCAGAAGATTACCAGAATGAAAAAGAACGGATCGGAAAAACATTCAGCCTTTTCCCCCGAATCTGGAAAGCGATCGGCGAAGTTGCCTCAACTGGTGACTACAATGCATATAAGGAAAAAATCACAGAACAGGAAGACCAGAATCCAACAACAATCCGTCATTTAACCGGATTTAAGGAAACTGCTTCTCATTTAAATCCTGAGGATATCAGCCTGCATGTGGGCGAGCATGACCTGCCATTTGTCATTTCCTCCATGTCATTTGGATCTCAGAATGAAACAGCCTTCAGAGCCTATGCTGAAGGTGCTGACCGCTTGAACATGGTCAGCCTGAATGGCGAAGGCGGAGAAATCAAGGATATGCTTGGAAAATATCCGAGAACCCGCGGACAACAAGTGGCATCAGGACGCTTCGGTGTTAATGCCGAGCTCCTTAATTCATCCAACCTGCTGGAAATAAAAATAGGGCAGGGTGCAAAGCCTGGTGAAGGAGGTCACCTTCCTGGATCCAAGGTAACTGCAAAAATTGCCGAGGCACGTAATGCAACAATTGGATCGGATTTGATTTCACCTTCCAACAATCATGACATCTACTCGATTGAAGATTTGGCACAGATGATTCACGAGCTTAAAACAGCCAATGACAAAGCTAAAGTTTCGGTAAAGGTGCCAGTTGTGCCGAATATTGGAACCATTGCAGTCGGGATTGCAAAAGCTGGTGCCGATATAATCACACTGAGCGGTTTTGACGGAGGTACAGGGGCAGCAAGAATTCATGCCTTGCAGCATGTAGGCCTTCCGGTTGAAATTGGTGTTAAGGCAGCCCACAATGCCCTTCTGGAGGCAGGAATCCGCGATAATGTGGAGCTTTGGGCTGATGGCGGAATCAAGAGTGCAGCAGACGTATTGAAGGTTATGCTGCTAGGTGCTAACCGTGTAGGCTTTGGTACACTTTCCATGCTTGCTATCGGCTGTACAACATGCCGCGGCTGCCATCTTGATACTTGCCATGTTGGTATTGCAACACAAATTGATTCAGAAGCACAGGCGAAGGAACATGGTTTAAGAAGGTTTGTTCCTCGTCAATTCGACCTTGCTGTCCAAGGCATCATGAACCTGTTTACTGCTTTTGGCAACGAACTGAAAGCACTGGCAGCTTCAATTGGTGTAAAAAACCTGCAGGATGCAGTTGGACGTTCTGACCTGCTTGTACAGATTAAGGGCCAGGATCAGCTTGATCTGACTCACCTTCTGAAAACACTTGAAATCGGCCAATTCTCAGTCCAGGAAACACCTGAAGCACTAAAGGAAGCCCAGCTGCAGGTGGCTGTTGGAGCAGAGTATCTGGATGCAAGTGTGGAAGAATTACATCAGTCACGTGAGTTCCATAGCATCACTTCCGAGCAGCGAGTACTGGGAAGCCGAGTATCCTGCCACCGTGTAAGAGACAGACTCGACGGTTCTTATAAAACTCTTCCGCAAGTTGATTTGAAATACAAAGGCGGATCCATCCCGGGCAATGGCCTTGGAGCTTACAACAGTTTCGGCATCAACATCGAAGTTGCTGGAGGAGCACAGGATGGCATCGGAAAAACTTCTTTCGGCGGACAAATTAAAATCTTTAAAGCAAAAGGCAAGAATGGCAAGTTTTATAATGGCTCTGTTGGTAAAGGCTTTGGTTATGGCGCTCAGCAAGGTTTGCTTGTGGCACAAGGAAATGCTGACGCCCGTGCCGGAATCAGATTATCTGGAGCAGACATGATTATCGGCGGCCAGCTGCAAAAGCCGCTGCCTGAAAAGGAATACGGCAATATCGGTTCAAATGCAAATATTAAAGGGTTTGCCTTTGAGTATATGACTAATGGCCGAGGCCTGGTTCTGGGTGATGCCGGTCCATGGATCTGCGCAGGAATGACAGGCGGTGTTGTTTACCTAAGACACCAGCCGGAAATGGGCTTAACAAAAGAAGCCATCCAGCGCAGAATTGCCAAGGGAGCAAAAGTCTCTGTTACTCCTCTTTCCGATAAAGGAAAGGAAGATGTAAAAGACCTGCTTGGCCAATACGTTGCACTGTTGAACGATCAAGGCCAGGAAGAAGAAGCCTCAAAGCTTGCTTCCCTTCTTAATCATCCGGAAGACCACTTCGTTCAAGTCATTCCTGTCAAAGAACAGGCAGATCCTTCTGTTTCCACAGAGTGA
- a CDS encoding FUSC family protein, whose amino-acid sequence MKLGARILKTGIAIILALLLSELFHLPAPIFAGIAAIFAVQPTIYRSYLSIVEQIQGNAIGAVIAVIFVLLFGNDVFIIGLAAIIVITINLKLKIENTIGLSLVTLIAIMETPGDTFLQFALIRFSTIMLGVLSAFIVNLVFLPPKYENKLYFKISNSTEEITKWIRLNIRHASEHKLLKNDIDKMKESNVKLDQLYLMYKEERNYFKRNDQVKSRKLVIYRQMISTVKRSLETLKKLHRYENDLLQMPEEFQHAVQQQLDILIHYHEHVMLKFIGKVRPNVVFEEGDFSLSRKELVNLFLAQHKEYEHDEESILPHIMQVVSAIVDYDEHVEHLDKLISSFQAYHKEENEVSIPENSE is encoded by the coding sequence ATGAAACTTGGCGCCCGCATACTTAAGACGGGAATCGCAATCATTCTAGCTCTTTTATTATCGGAACTCTTTCATCTGCCTGCTCCAATCTTTGCAGGAATTGCAGCTATCTTTGCTGTTCAGCCGACTATTTACAGATCTTATCTATCTATTGTTGAACAGATCCAGGGTAATGCGATCGGTGCAGTAATTGCCGTGATTTTCGTGCTATTATTCGGCAACGATGTCTTCATTATAGGTCTGGCAGCTATTATTGTTATCACGATTAATCTAAAGCTTAAAATCGAAAACACGATTGGACTGTCACTTGTAACCCTGATTGCCATTATGGAAACACCTGGCGATACCTTTTTGCAGTTTGCACTTATTCGTTTTTCAACCATTATGCTTGGTGTATTATCGGCTTTTATCGTTAACCTTGTATTTCTTCCTCCTAAATACGAAAATAAACTTTACTTTAAAATATCCAATAGCACGGAGGAAATTACCAAATGGATCAGGCTAAATATACGGCATGCGTCTGAACACAAACTGCTCAAAAACGATATTGATAAAATGAAAGAAAGCAATGTGAAGCTTGATCAGCTGTACTTAATGTATAAAGAGGAAAGAAATTATTTTAAACGCAATGATCAGGTTAAATCCAGAAAACTCGTTATATATAGGCAAATGATCTCGACTGTTAAACGCTCACTGGAAACGTTAAAAAAGCTTCACCGCTATGAAAATGATCTGCTGCAAATGCCAGAAGAATTTCAGCATGCAGTTCAGCAGCAGCTTGATATCCTTATCCACTATCATGAACACGTCATGCTTAAATTTATTGGAAAAGTCCGGCCGAATGTAGTTTTTGAGGAAGGCGACTTCAGCCTGAGCAGAAAGGAACTGGTGAACCTTTTCCTGGCTCAGCATAAAGAGTATGAGCATGATGAAGAATCCATTCTCCCTCATATCATGCAAGTTGTATCAGCTATTGTTGATTATGATGAACATGTGGAACACCTTGATAAGCTTATTTCCAGTTTTCAGGCATATCATAAAGAGGAAAATGAGGTTTCAATACCGGAGAACTCCGAATAG
- the nikC gene encoding nickel transporter permease encodes MPAEEKAVSPWVEAWRSFRKNKLALIGTIIVLFFILLAVFAPLIAPQGINEQMLSKRLQAPSGEHWFGTDDFGRDIFSRVVYGARISLWVGFLAVIGSIVVGCLLGVVAGYYGKWVDTIISRIFDIMLAFPSILLAIAIVAVLGPSLRNALIAIAVINIPNFGRLIRSRVLSVKQEEYIMAAKAIGMSNSRILFRHVLPNSMAPIIVQGTLAIATAIIECAALGFLGLGAEAPNPEWGKMLSDAKAYLIQAPWTMIFPGLAIMLTVLGFNLMGDGLRDALDPRMKN; translated from the coding sequence ATGCCAGCTGAAGAAAAAGCAGTTTCCCCCTGGGTGGAAGCATGGAGGAGCTTTAGAAAAAATAAACTAGCTTTAATTGGCACCATTATTGTATTATTTTTCATTCTTCTGGCTGTATTTGCACCGCTTATTGCGCCGCAGGGAATTAATGAGCAAATGCTGTCAAAAAGGCTTCAGGCACCATCAGGCGAGCATTGGTTTGGAACGGATGACTTCGGCAGGGATATCTTCTCAAGAGTTGTTTATGGGGCAAGGATCTCCTTATGGGTAGGGTTTCTGGCCGTAATCGGATCTATTGTAGTTGGCTGCCTTTTAGGTGTAGTAGCAGGGTATTATGGCAAATGGGTTGATACAATTATCTCCCGCATTTTCGATATCATGCTGGCTTTCCCAAGCATCTTGCTGGCCATTGCGATTGTGGCAGTGCTTGGCCCATCATTGAGAAATGCCCTGATTGCCATTGCGGTAATCAATATTCCTAACTTTGGCAGACTTATTCGTTCAAGGGTGCTGAGTGTAAAACAGGAAGAATATATAATGGCCGCAAAAGCGATCGGAATGAGCAACAGCCGGATTCTCTTCAGGCATGTGCTCCCAAATAGCATGGCTCCGATTATTGTACAGGGAACACTTGCCATCGCAACAGCAATCATTGAATGTGCTGCCCTTGGATTTCTTGGCCTTGGTGCAGAGGCGCCAAATCCTGAATGGGGAAAAATGCTTTCTGATGCTAAGGCATATCTAATACAGGCTCCATGGACGATGATTTTCCCCGGGCTTGCGATTATGCTTACGGTTCTAGGTTTTAACTTAATGGGTGATGGATTAAGGGATGCACTTGACCCAAGAATGAAGAACTAA
- a CDS encoding ABC transporter permease, whose protein sequence is MLSYTLKRLFSLIPVLLGLSLIVFFMIRAIPGNPAQIILGQLATKEAVEELTKQLGLDQPWYLQYFTYLGGLFTGDLGESLRTKTEISQEIWPYLAATIELTFVAMLIAVFIGVNAGIISAWYQNSWFDYVAMVLALIGVSMPIFWLGLMEQWAFAIKLDWLPTSGREEVRNPITAITNIYMIDTLLQGRMDQFWDVIRHLILPAFALATIPMAIIARITRSTMLEVMRSDFVRTARAKGLRMFWVVYKHSLKNAIIPVLTIIGLQMGLLLGGAILTETIFSWPGIGRYIYEAINYRDYPVIQSGILVIAFIFVMINLIVDLLYAAIDPRIKYN, encoded by the coding sequence ATGCTGTCCTATACACTAAAACGTTTGTTTTCCCTTATTCCAGTTTTGCTGGGGCTTTCCCTTATCGTCTTTTTTATGATTCGGGCAATTCCTGGTAATCCGGCACAGATTATCTTGGGACAATTGGCAACAAAAGAAGCAGTAGAGGAATTAACGAAGCAGCTGGGGCTTGATCAGCCTTGGTACCTTCAATATTTTACATACCTTGGCGGGCTCTTCACGGGGGACCTTGGAGAATCACTCCGTACGAAAACAGAAATTAGCCAGGAAATTTGGCCGTATCTGGCTGCAACAATTGAACTTACATTCGTTGCCATGTTAATTGCTGTTTTTATCGGTGTGAATGCCGGAATCATCAGTGCATGGTATCAGAATTCCTGGTTTGATTATGTGGCAATGGTGCTTGCACTTATTGGTGTTTCCATGCCAATCTTCTGGCTTGGTTTAATGGAGCAGTGGGCATTTGCCATTAAGCTGGACTGGCTTCCTACCTCAGGAAGGGAAGAAGTAAGAAATCCGATTACGGCCATTACGAACATATATATGATTGATACCCTCCTGCAGGGAAGAATGGATCAATTCTGGGATGTTATCAGACACTTGATTCTGCCGGCATTTGCCCTGGCGACAATTCCAATGGCGATCATTGCGAGAATTACACGTTCTACGATGCTTGAAGTAATGAGATCTGATTTTGTCAGGACGGCGAGGGCAAAAGGCTTAAGAATGTTCTGGGTCGTTTATAAGCACTCGTTAAAGAATGCCATCATTCCAGTTCTTACAATTATCGGTCTTCAAATGGGACTATTGCTTGGAGGAGCGATTTTAACAGAGACGATTTTCAGCTGGCCGGGTATCGGACGTTATATTTATGAGGCTATCAATTATCGTGACTATCCTGTTATCCAGTCAGGCATACTTGTCATTGCATTTATCTTTGTCATGATCAATCTAATTGTGGACTTGCTGTATGCAGCAATCGATCCGCGCATTAAATATAATTAA
- a CDS encoding ABC transporter substrate-binding protein, translating into MKKRNGIWFLVAALLLSLALAGCSSNSSSGTKDEKDKEKGTDTEETSSGGTLVFGRGGDSTSLDPAITTEGESFKVTKNIYETLIEFGEQDTEIQPGLATEWEASEDGLKHTLKLREGVKFHDGTDFNAEAVVFNFERWKAGNAEQFYYYNSQFGDKISEVKAVDDYTVEFTLNKPIAPFLKNLAMSPFGIASPAAIEKHGEKFLHNPVGTGPFVFKEYKANDRITLVKNEEYWQEGLPKLDEVIFRVIPENSARLNALATGEVDLIDGVNFSDVGQIEGNPDLQTFERPSLNVAYLGLTSTRGPLKDKKVRQALNYAVDKQALIDAFYAGAAEPAKNPMPSVVAGYNDDVVDYEYDPEKAKELLKEAGYENGFEMELWAMPVPRPYMPDGQKVAEALQANFDAIGVKAKIVTYEWGTYLDKAKNGEADTFLLGWTGDNGDADNFLYVLLDQDSIGSNNYTYYENPEVHELLVKAQASADQAEREELYKQAQVLIKEDAPWIPLVHSRPILAGKADITGFKPHPTGSDLLATVEFK; encoded by the coding sequence ATGAAAAAGCGCAATGGCATTTGGTTTCTTGTTGCAGCTTTGCTTCTGTCACTGGCTCTTGCCGGCTGCAGCAGCAACTCAAGCAGCGGAACGAAAGACGAAAAGGATAAAGAGAAAGGTACAGATACAGAAGAAACGTCTTCAGGCGGCACATTAGTATTTGGCCGAGGCGGTGACTCTACTTCGCTTGATCCCGCTATCACAACAGAAGGTGAGTCATTTAAAGTTACAAAAAACATCTATGAAACTCTGATTGAATTTGGTGAGCAGGATACAGAAATTCAGCCTGGCCTTGCTACTGAATGGGAAGCAAGTGAAGACGGGCTAAAGCATACATTAAAGCTTCGTGAAGGCGTAAAGTTCCACGATGGAACTGATTTTAATGCCGAAGCGGTTGTCTTCAACTTTGAAAGATGGAAAGCTGGAAACGCTGAACAGTTCTATTACTATAACTCTCAGTTCGGAGACAAGATCTCTGAAGTAAAAGCTGTAGATGATTACACAGTTGAATTTACTTTAAACAAGCCAATTGCACCATTCTTAAAGAACCTTGCAATGTCACCATTTGGAATTGCCAGCCCGGCTGCTATTGAAAAGCACGGTGAAAAGTTCCTTCACAACCCGGTTGGGACAGGACCATTTGTATTTAAGGAATACAAAGCAAACGATCGCATTACTCTTGTGAAAAATGAAGAATACTGGCAGGAAGGTCTTCCAAAGCTTGATGAGGTTATCTTCCGTGTTATTCCAGAAAACTCTGCGCGTCTAAATGCATTGGCTACAGGTGAAGTAGACTTAATCGATGGTGTTAACTTCAGTGATGTTGGCCAAATCGAAGGAAACCCGGACCTTCAAACTTTTGAACGTCCATCATTAAACGTAGCTTACCTTGGATTGACAAGCACCCGCGGACCATTAAAAGATAAGAAAGTCCGCCAGGCATTGAACTATGCTGTTGATAAGCAAGCGCTAATTGATGCTTTCTATGCTGGTGCAGCTGAGCCTGCGAAAAACCCAATGCCTTCAGTTGTAGCTGGCTATAACGATGATGTTGTAGATTATGAATACGATCCTGAAAAGGCTAAAGAACTTTTAAAAGAAGCAGGATATGAAAATGGATTTGAAATGGAACTATGGGCAATGCCGGTTCCTAGACCATATATGCCGGATGGACAAAAAGTGGCTGAAGCACTTCAAGCCAACTTTGATGCAATCGGTGTTAAAGCAAAAATCGTTACTTATGAGTGGGGTACTTACCTGGATAAAGCCAAGAATGGTGAAGCTGATACATTCCTATTAGGATGGACTGGCGACAATGGGGATGCTGATAACTTCCTATATGTGCTTCTTGACCAGGACAGCATCGGCTCCAACAACTACACTTACTATGAAAACCCTGAGGTGCATGAATTGCTTGTAAAGGCTCAGGCTAGTGCGGATCAGGCAGAGCGTGAAGAGCTTTACAAACAGGCTCAGGTTCTGATCAAAGAAGATGCTCCATGGATTCCGCTTGTCCACTCAAGGCCAATCCTTGCGGGCAAGGCTGATATCACAGGCTTCAAGCCGCATCCAACAGGTTCTGATTTACTGGCAACTGTAGAATTTAAATAA